The proteins below come from a single Salvelinus alpinus chromosome 18, SLU_Salpinus.1, whole genome shotgun sequence genomic window:
- the LOC139544401 gene encoding one cut domain family member 2-like isoform X3, whose amino-acid sequence MKTAYNAYRCLSKDLDAYAMNPEMTMDSIGNLHGGLSHDQDLMNSHSPHHTRNPGASLRLHQDLAAASSRSAMVSSMATILDGAGEYRPELSLPLHHAMSMPCDTSPPGMGMNGTYTTLTPLQPLPPISTVSDKFHHPHHHHHHHQRLSGNVSGSFTLMRDERCLPAVNNLYSPYHKDMTGMGQSLSPLASSPLGNGLGSLHNTQQNLHNYGTHGHDKMLSSNFDAHTAMLARGDQHLSRGLGGPTAGMMPHLNGMHHTGHPGHPQSHGPVLASNRDRPPSSSGQQGNNSGQLEEINTKEVAQRITAELKRYSIPQAIFAQRVLCRSQGTLSDLLRNPKPWSKLKSGRETFRRMWKWLQEPEFQRMSALRLAGKTSVQKKRTRPKQGKEQYTKEIAPGFY is encoded by the coding sequence ATGAAGACTGCCTATAACGCCTATCGATGCCTGTCCAAGGATCTGGATGCCTACGCCATGAACCCAGAGATGACAATGGACAGCATTGGCAATCTGCATGGCGGACTGAGCCATGACCAGGACTTGATGAACAGCCACAGCCCCCATCACACCCGGAACCCGGGGGCTTCTTTGCGGTTACATCAGGATCTGGCTGCTGCATCGTCGCGGTCCGCCATGGTGTCCAGCATGGCAACGATTCTGGACGGAGCCGGAGAGTACCGACCAGAATTGTCTCTCCCGCTCCATCACGCTATGAGCATGCCGTGTGATACATCCCCACCGGGGATGGGGATGAACGGCACATACACCACGTTAACTCCACTTCAACCTTTACCCCCCATTTCAACCGTTTCGGACAAATTCCACCATCcgcatcaccatcaccatcaccaccagcgTCTCTCTGGGAACGTAAGCGGGAGTTTCACGCTGATGCGGGACGAGAGGTGTTTACCAGCAGTGAACAACCTCTACAGTCCCTATCATAAGGACATGACCGGGATGGGTCAGAGTTTATCCCCCCTGGCCAGCAGCCCTCTTGGCAATGGCTTGGGTTCTCTTCATAACACACAGCAAAACCTCCATAACTATGGCACTCATGGGCACGACAAGATGCTAAGCTCCAACTTCGATGCCCACACTGCCATGCTGGCCAGGGGGGATCAACACCTCTCACGAGGCCTCGGTGGCCCCACGGCAGGTATGATGCCGCATTTGAACGGGATGCACCACACCGGGCACCCGGGCCACCCTCAATCCCACGGGCCTGTGTTGGCTTCCAACCGGGACAGACCGCCCTCCTCCTCGGGACAACAAGGTAACAACTCGGGGCAGCTTGAAGAGATCAACACCAAAGAAGTGGCACAAAGGATCACAGCCGAACTGAAGCGGTATAGCATCCCCCAGGCTATATTCGCTCAGAGGGTGCTGTGTCGCTCGCAAGGCACCCTTTCAGACCTCTTAAGGAACCCCAAACCTTGGAGTAAACTTAAATCTGGAAGGGAGACCTTTCGACGGATGTGGAAGTGGCTGCAGGAACCCGAGTTTCAGAGGATGTCAGCCCTACGGCTTGCAGGTAAGACAAG